From the genome of Lutzomyia longipalpis isolate SR_M1_2022 chromosome 2, ASM2433408v1, one region includes:
- the LOC129788989 gene encoding eukaryotic translation initiation factor 4E-binding protein Mextli isoform X1, giving the protein MSQIGRTTKNLDGTRALKGSVPRQPVHTQQMYEIQTVDQLIELIEIVAASLASASVDSGKMNTLLSNLRIYGPQLEALSKDVLDKAFVTFRNASQDERLNIMTRLNLLELIELRAKSWQISDEVNTYYKHKATNVEPAFIPSASDLTLLSTSPTELMGQTQPAILAPGELLRNSGKFTKPTKIPGKNYSKDEVVIRNADSGKVMGIKGRRVHMIEELSETIISFQRVNPGAKERLVQITGPNEEKINYAKQLIEDTIRRNASPVRLETAQGGGSCSSLASSASDETQNSLRAARNSIGAAAIAVMAANQLNNNPFLPGQGVVAAATQSGIQSQVPSGVSGGKLARGSGVPTSGQLLLHSYSTNDASLGEYKFTVNVGPHSIKITGDRCDLVRAAKLVLDDYFSSTEFLASIDAGMGGSFDATIPSYTSHQGGSVSSTPLNPYAPPVVPMSHQLGGQTSPFADSGIGLNLLAQSASGSPGNGLSIDADDDVFTAETCNTSTESSSSNASSNNSIVTSTPSNGLTRSRRSHFSRQESTPEALTKDTTSENQVRIVHEYEDLISFAKSPLAWALPKDWTKICEKYPTLVRNKVLHRFHSLNINNNHINNANDDDSHIAEGARKALLARQASLNCDRFDISSSQSASSRVASVAPSSVNNRLNVAHIASTAAGCD; this is encoded by the exons ATGTCGCAAATTGGGAGGACAACGAAGAATCTCGACGGCACGAGAGCACTGAAGGGGTCAGTGCCTCGTCAGCCGGTGCATACGCAGCAAATGTACGAGATACAGACTGTTGATCAGCTAATTGAGTTGATTGAAATTGTGGCAGCATCGCTGGCGTCGGCATCCGTTGATTCGGGCAAAATGAATACACTCCTTTCGAATTTACGCATCTACGGGCCACAGTTGGAGGCACTTTCAAAGGATGTCCTCGATAAGGCATTTGTTACCTTTCGCAATGCATCCCAGGATGAGAGACTCAACATCATGACCCGTCTCAATTTACTCGAACTCATTGAATTGCGCGCCAAATCATGGCAAATATCCGATGAGGTTAACACATACTACAAGCATAAGGCGACTAATGTTGAG CCCGCTTTTATACCATCTGCATCTGATTTGACGTTGTTGAGCACCTCCCCCACGGAATTGATGGGACAAACGCAACCAGCAATTCTCGCACCGGGTGAACTCTTGAGGAATTCTGGGAAATTCACGAAACCCACAAAGATCCCCGGGAAGAACTATTCAAAGGATGAGGTTGTCATTCGCAATGCTGACTCCGGAAAAG tAATGGGCATTAAAGGACGTAGGGTACACATGATTGAGGAGTTGAGTGAGACAATCATTTCATTTCAGAGAG tgAATCCTGGAGCCAAAGAGCGTCTAGTTCAGATTACTGGACCAAATGAGGAGAAGATCAA CTATGCTAAGCAATTGATTGAGGATACAATAAGGCGAAATGCAAGTCCAGTTCGCCTGGAGACAGCTCAAGGTGGTGGCTCGTGCAGTTCACTCGCATCATCGGCATCGGATGAAACGCAAAATTCACTGCGTGCTGCCCGGAATAGTATTGGTGCTGCTGCAATTGCCGTCATGGCGGCAAATCAGCTGAATAATAATCCTTTCCTTCCGGGACAAGGGGTTGTGGCAGCAGCAACACAGAGTGGCATACAGTCTCAGGTGCCTTCAGGTGTGTCAGGGGGGAAATTGGCACGTGGTAGTGGTGTACCTACCAGTGGGCAACTTCTCCTGCACAGCTACTCAACAAATGATGCCTCACTTGGTGAATATAAATTCACCGTGAACGTTGGTCCGCATAGCATCAAGATAACAGGGGATCGTTGTGATTTAGTCAGg GCTGCCAAACTCGTGCTGGATGACTATTTTAGCAGCACAGAGTTCTTGGCATCCATTGATGCAGGCATGGGTGGTTCATTTGATGCCACAATTCCATCATACACCTCCCACCAAGGTGGATCTGTGTCATCGACACCACTCAATCCCTATGCCCCACCTGTTGTACCCATGTCCCATCAACTTGGTGGGCAAACATCACCATTTGCCGATAGTGGcattgggttgaatttactggCGCAAAGTGCATCCGGATCACCGGGAAATGGCTTAAGTATCGATGCAGATGATGATGTTTTCACAGCTGAAACAT gTAATACATCAACAGAAAGCTCATCTTCCAATGCATCGAGCAATAATAGCATTGTAACGTCAACACCGTCAAATGGCTTAACACGATCGCGTCGGAGTCACTTTTCCCGGCAGGAGAGTACCCCGGAGGCACTGACAAAGGACACAACGTCGGAGAATCAAGTGCGAATTGTTCATGAGTACGAGGATCTTATTTCCTTTGCAAAATCACCCCTTGCGTGGGCATTGCCAAAGGATTGGACGAAAATTTGCGAGAAGTATCCAACATTGGTGCGCAATAAGGTACTGCATCGCTTTCACAGTCTCAATATCAACAATAATCACATTAACAATGCAAATGATGATGATTCACATATTGCTGAGGGTGCCCGTAAAGCCCTACTGGCGCGCCAGGCATCCCTCAATTGTGATCGCTTTGACATATCATCCAGTCAATCTGCTAGCTCTAGAGTTGCATCCGTTGCACCTTCATCCGTTAACAATCGCCTCAATGTTGCTCATATTGCATCAACTGCTGCTGGTTGTgactaa
- the LOC129788989 gene encoding eukaryotic translation initiation factor 4E-binding protein Mextli isoform X2, with translation MSQIGRTTKNLDGTRALKGSVPRQPVHTQQMYEIQTVDQLIELIEIVAASLASASVDSGKMNTLLSNLRIYGPQLEALSKDVLDKAFVTFRNASQDERLNIMTRLNLLELIELRAKSWQISDEVNTYYKHKATNVEPAFIPSASDLTLLSTSPTELMGQTQPAILAPGELLRNSGKFTKPTKIPGKNYSKDEVVIRNADSGKVNPGAKERLVQITGPNEEKINYAKQLIEDTIRRNASPVRLETAQGGGSCSSLASSASDETQNSLRAARNSIGAAAIAVMAANQLNNNPFLPGQGVVAAATQSGIQSQVPSGVSGGKLARGSGVPTSGQLLLHSYSTNDASLGEYKFTVNVGPHSIKITGDRCDLVRAAKLVLDDYFSSTEFLASIDAGMGGSFDATIPSYTSHQGGSVSSTPLNPYAPPVVPMSHQLGGQTSPFADSGIGLNLLAQSASGSPGNGLSIDADDDVFTAETCNTSTESSSSNASSNNSIVTSTPSNGLTRSRRSHFSRQESTPEALTKDTTSENQVRIVHEYEDLISFAKSPLAWALPKDWTKICEKYPTLVRNKVLHRFHSLNINNNHINNANDDDSHIAEGARKALLARQASLNCDRFDISSSQSASSRVASVAPSSVNNRLNVAHIASTAAGCD, from the exons ATGTCGCAAATTGGGAGGACAACGAAGAATCTCGACGGCACGAGAGCACTGAAGGGGTCAGTGCCTCGTCAGCCGGTGCATACGCAGCAAATGTACGAGATACAGACTGTTGATCAGCTAATTGAGTTGATTGAAATTGTGGCAGCATCGCTGGCGTCGGCATCCGTTGATTCGGGCAAAATGAATACACTCCTTTCGAATTTACGCATCTACGGGCCACAGTTGGAGGCACTTTCAAAGGATGTCCTCGATAAGGCATTTGTTACCTTTCGCAATGCATCCCAGGATGAGAGACTCAACATCATGACCCGTCTCAATTTACTCGAACTCATTGAATTGCGCGCCAAATCATGGCAAATATCCGATGAGGTTAACACATACTACAAGCATAAGGCGACTAATGTTGAG CCCGCTTTTATACCATCTGCATCTGATTTGACGTTGTTGAGCACCTCCCCCACGGAATTGATGGGACAAACGCAACCAGCAATTCTCGCACCGGGTGAACTCTTGAGGAATTCTGGGAAATTCACGAAACCCACAAAGATCCCCGGGAAGAACTATTCAAAGGATGAGGTTGTCATTCGCAATGCTGACTCCGGAAAAG tgAATCCTGGAGCCAAAGAGCGTCTAGTTCAGATTACTGGACCAAATGAGGAGAAGATCAA CTATGCTAAGCAATTGATTGAGGATACAATAAGGCGAAATGCAAGTCCAGTTCGCCTGGAGACAGCTCAAGGTGGTGGCTCGTGCAGTTCACTCGCATCATCGGCATCGGATGAAACGCAAAATTCACTGCGTGCTGCCCGGAATAGTATTGGTGCTGCTGCAATTGCCGTCATGGCGGCAAATCAGCTGAATAATAATCCTTTCCTTCCGGGACAAGGGGTTGTGGCAGCAGCAACACAGAGTGGCATACAGTCTCAGGTGCCTTCAGGTGTGTCAGGGGGGAAATTGGCACGTGGTAGTGGTGTACCTACCAGTGGGCAACTTCTCCTGCACAGCTACTCAACAAATGATGCCTCACTTGGTGAATATAAATTCACCGTGAACGTTGGTCCGCATAGCATCAAGATAACAGGGGATCGTTGTGATTTAGTCAGg GCTGCCAAACTCGTGCTGGATGACTATTTTAGCAGCACAGAGTTCTTGGCATCCATTGATGCAGGCATGGGTGGTTCATTTGATGCCACAATTCCATCATACACCTCCCACCAAGGTGGATCTGTGTCATCGACACCACTCAATCCCTATGCCCCACCTGTTGTACCCATGTCCCATCAACTTGGTGGGCAAACATCACCATTTGCCGATAGTGGcattgggttgaatttactggCGCAAAGTGCATCCGGATCACCGGGAAATGGCTTAAGTATCGATGCAGATGATGATGTTTTCACAGCTGAAACAT gTAATACATCAACAGAAAGCTCATCTTCCAATGCATCGAGCAATAATAGCATTGTAACGTCAACACCGTCAAATGGCTTAACACGATCGCGTCGGAGTCACTTTTCCCGGCAGGAGAGTACCCCGGAGGCACTGACAAAGGACACAACGTCGGAGAATCAAGTGCGAATTGTTCATGAGTACGAGGATCTTATTTCCTTTGCAAAATCACCCCTTGCGTGGGCATTGCCAAAGGATTGGACGAAAATTTGCGAGAAGTATCCAACATTGGTGCGCAATAAGGTACTGCATCGCTTTCACAGTCTCAATATCAACAATAATCACATTAACAATGCAAATGATGATGATTCACATATTGCTGAGGGTGCCCGTAAAGCCCTACTGGCGCGCCAGGCATCCCTCAATTGTGATCGCTTTGACATATCATCCAGTCAATCTGCTAGCTCTAGAGTTGCATCCGTTGCACCTTCATCCGTTAACAATCGCCTCAATGTTGCTCATATTGCATCAACTGCTGCTGGTTGTgactaa
- the LOC129789019 gene encoding V-type proton ATPase subunit H isoform X1 encodes MTENMADLMVSLHDDKIDMIAATSVLQQQAGDIRQSKINWQSYMQSQMISSEDYNCVSALDGDKKAQYLQQNASQCAKTLLNLLSHVSKDQTIQYILVMIDDLLQEDRTRVEIFHDYALKRKESVWGPFLNLLNRQDGFIVNMSSRILAKLACWGHEQMPKSDLNFYLQWLKDQLTVNAKAYHQELVEADAKRNAMAQHGNHHHHGHQPAYESYKEVSSCVDDMTTTSSSLKSLPIPSNEYIQSVGRCLQMMLRVDEYRFAFVSVDGISTIISILSSRVNFQVQYQLVFCLWVLTFNPLLAEKMNKFNIIPILADILNDCAKEKVTRIILAVFRNLIEKPEDSQVSKEHCIAMVQCKVLKQLSILEQRRFDDEDISSDVEYLTEKLQNSVQDLSSFDEYATEVKSGRLEWSPVHKSAKFWRENAQRLNEKNYELLRILVHLLETVKDPLVLSVASFDIGEYVRHYPRGKRVIEQLGGKQLVMQLLSHEDPNVRYEALLAVQKLMVHNWEYLGKQLEKDKEGGASASKPGAAPIAGKA; translated from the exons GTCCCAGATGATCTCGAGTGAGGACTACAATTGTGTGAGTGCCCTCGATGGGGACAAGAAGGCGCAGTACTTGCAGCAGAATGCCTCTCAGTGCGCCAAGACTCTCCTCAATCTCCTCTCGCACGTTTCCAAGGATCAAACAATCCAATACATCCTCGTTATGATTGATGATCTACTGCAGGAGGATCGCACCCGTGTGGAGATTTTCCACGATTACGCCCTGAAGCGCAAGGAGAGTGTCTGGGGTCCCTTCCTGAATTTGCTCAATCGCCAGGATGGCTTCATTGTGAACATGTCTTCGCGAATTCTGGCAAAACTCGCTTGCTGGGGCCACGAGCAAATGCCCAAATCCGACCTTAACTTCTACCTTCAATGGCTTAAGGATCAACTGACCGTCAAT gcAAAAGCTTATCACCAAGAGCTTGTTGAGGCGGATGCAAAACGCAACGCCATGGCACAGCACGGCAACCACCATCACCATGGACATCAGCCCGCCTACGAGTCCTACAAAGAGGTTTCCAGTTGCGTCGATGACATGACGACCACATCCTCCTCGTTAAAGTCACTTCCTATTCCG aGCAACGAATACATCCAATCTGTGGGACGTTGTCTCCAAATGATGCTACGTGTGGATGAATATCGTTTTGCCTTTGTGTCCGTTGATGGGATCAGCACAATAATAAGCATCCTGTCGTCTCGGGTTAACTTCCAAGTGCAATATCAGCTTGTTTTCTGCCTGTGGGTGCTCACATTCAACCCATTGCTGGCGGAGAAGATGAATAAGTTCAATATTATCCCCATTTTGGCGGACATTCTCAATGATTGTGCCAAGGAGAAGGTTACGCGCATCATTTTGGCCGTTTTCCGGAACCTCATTGAGAAGCCCGAGGATAGTCAGGTGTCCAAGGAGCACTGTATTGCCATGGTGCAGTGCAAGGTGCTGAAGCAGCTTTCAATTCTCGAGCAACGTCGCTTCGATGATGAGGATATTTCGTCCGATGTGGAGTATTTGACGGAGAAATTGCAGAATTCGGTGCAGGATTTGAGTTCATTCGATGAGTATGCAACAGAAGTAAAGAGTGGACGCCTAGAGTGGTCTCCGGTGCATAAATCTGCTAAATTTTGGAGAGAAAATGCTCAGcgtctcaatgaaaaaaactaCGAACTTCTCCGTATCCTTGTTCATCTTCTCGAGACCGTCAAAGATCCGCTCGTTCTCTCCGTGGCCAGTTTTGATATTGGGGAATATGTGAGACACTACCCCAGAGGAAAGCG TGTGATTGAGCAACTTGGTGGGAAGCAGTTGGTGATGCAGCTGCTGAGTCATGAAGACCCGAATGTTCGGTATGAAGCCCTCCTGGCTGTTCAGAAGCTCATGGTGCACAACTGGGAGTATCTGGGTAAACAACTTGAGAAGGATAAGGAAGGTGGTGCTTCAGCCTCTAAACCCGGTGCAGCTCCAATTGCTGGAAAAGCATAA
- the LOC129788989 gene encoding eukaryotic translation initiation factor 4E-binding protein Mextli isoform X3 — protein MSQIGRTTKNLDGTRALKGSVPRQPVHTQQMYEIQTVDQLIELIEIVAASLASASVDSGKMNTLLSNLRIYGPQLEALSKDVLDKAFVTFRNASQDERLNIMTRLNLLELIELRAKSWQISDEVNTYYKHKATNVEPAFIPSASDLTLLSTSPTELMGQTQPAILAPGELLRNSGKFTKPTKIPGKNYSKDEVVIRNADSGKVMGIKGRRVHMIEELSETIISFQRVNPGAKERLVQITGPNEEKINYAKQLIEDTIRRNASPVRLETAQGGGSCSSLASSASDETQNSLRAARNSIGAAAIAVMAANQLNNNPFLPGQGVVAAATQSGIQSQVPSGVSGGKLARGSGVPTSGQLLLHSYSTNDASLGEYKFTVNVGPHSIKITGDRCDLVRAAKLVLDDYFSSTEFLASIDAGMGGSFDATIPSYTSHQGGSVSSTPLNPYAPPVVPMSHQLGGQTSPFADSGIGLNLLAQSASGSPGNGLSIDADDDVFTAETCNTSTESSSSNASSNNSIVTSTPSNGLTRSRRSHFSRQESTPEALTKDTTSENQVRIVHEYEDLISFAKSPLAWALPKDWTKICEKYPTLVRNKNLDDEKNRFDGEKYLQLHKSGAYTDIVYVIDDSDEQE, from the exons ATGTCGCAAATTGGGAGGACAACGAAGAATCTCGACGGCACGAGAGCACTGAAGGGGTCAGTGCCTCGTCAGCCGGTGCATACGCAGCAAATGTACGAGATACAGACTGTTGATCAGCTAATTGAGTTGATTGAAATTGTGGCAGCATCGCTGGCGTCGGCATCCGTTGATTCGGGCAAAATGAATACACTCCTTTCGAATTTACGCATCTACGGGCCACAGTTGGAGGCACTTTCAAAGGATGTCCTCGATAAGGCATTTGTTACCTTTCGCAATGCATCCCAGGATGAGAGACTCAACATCATGACCCGTCTCAATTTACTCGAACTCATTGAATTGCGCGCCAAATCATGGCAAATATCCGATGAGGTTAACACATACTACAAGCATAAGGCGACTAATGTTGAG CCCGCTTTTATACCATCTGCATCTGATTTGACGTTGTTGAGCACCTCCCCCACGGAATTGATGGGACAAACGCAACCAGCAATTCTCGCACCGGGTGAACTCTTGAGGAATTCTGGGAAATTCACGAAACCCACAAAGATCCCCGGGAAGAACTATTCAAAGGATGAGGTTGTCATTCGCAATGCTGACTCCGGAAAAG tAATGGGCATTAAAGGACGTAGGGTACACATGATTGAGGAGTTGAGTGAGACAATCATTTCATTTCAGAGAG tgAATCCTGGAGCCAAAGAGCGTCTAGTTCAGATTACTGGACCAAATGAGGAGAAGATCAA CTATGCTAAGCAATTGATTGAGGATACAATAAGGCGAAATGCAAGTCCAGTTCGCCTGGAGACAGCTCAAGGTGGTGGCTCGTGCAGTTCACTCGCATCATCGGCATCGGATGAAACGCAAAATTCACTGCGTGCTGCCCGGAATAGTATTGGTGCTGCTGCAATTGCCGTCATGGCGGCAAATCAGCTGAATAATAATCCTTTCCTTCCGGGACAAGGGGTTGTGGCAGCAGCAACACAGAGTGGCATACAGTCTCAGGTGCCTTCAGGTGTGTCAGGGGGGAAATTGGCACGTGGTAGTGGTGTACCTACCAGTGGGCAACTTCTCCTGCACAGCTACTCAACAAATGATGCCTCACTTGGTGAATATAAATTCACCGTGAACGTTGGTCCGCATAGCATCAAGATAACAGGGGATCGTTGTGATTTAGTCAGg GCTGCCAAACTCGTGCTGGATGACTATTTTAGCAGCACAGAGTTCTTGGCATCCATTGATGCAGGCATGGGTGGTTCATTTGATGCCACAATTCCATCATACACCTCCCACCAAGGTGGATCTGTGTCATCGACACCACTCAATCCCTATGCCCCACCTGTTGTACCCATGTCCCATCAACTTGGTGGGCAAACATCACCATTTGCCGATAGTGGcattgggttgaatttactggCGCAAAGTGCATCCGGATCACCGGGAAATGGCTTAAGTATCGATGCAGATGATGATGTTTTCACAGCTGAAACAT gTAATACATCAACAGAAAGCTCATCTTCCAATGCATCGAGCAATAATAGCATTGTAACGTCAACACCGTCAAATGGCTTAACACGATCGCGTCGGAGTCACTTTTCCCGGCAGGAGAGTACCCCGGAGGCACTGACAAAGGACACAACGTCGGAGAATCAAGTGCGAATTGTTCATGAGTACGAGGATCTTATTTCCTTTGCAAAATCACCCCTTGCGTGGGCATTGCCAAAGGATTGGACGAAAATTTGCGAGAAGTATCCAACATTGGTGCGCAATAAG AATTTGGATGATGAAAAGAATCGCTTCGATGGGGAAAAATACTTGCAGCTCCACAAATCTGGCGCCTACACGGACATTGTGTATGTGATTGATGATTCAGATGAGCAGGAATGA
- the LOC129789019 gene encoding V-type proton ATPase subunit H isoform X2, whose product MTENMADLMVSLHDDKIDMIAATSVLQQQAGDIRQSKINWQSYMQSQMISSEDYNCVSALDGDKKAQYLQQNASQCAKTLLNLLSHVSKDQTIQYILVMIDDLLQEDRTRVEIFHDYALKRKESVWGPFLNLLNRQDGFIVNMSSRILAKLACWGHEQMPKSDLNFYLQWLKDQLTVNSNEYIQSVGRCLQMMLRVDEYRFAFVSVDGISTIISILSSRVNFQVQYQLVFCLWVLTFNPLLAEKMNKFNIIPILADILNDCAKEKVTRIILAVFRNLIEKPEDSQVSKEHCIAMVQCKVLKQLSILEQRRFDDEDISSDVEYLTEKLQNSVQDLSSFDEYATEVKSGRLEWSPVHKSAKFWRENAQRLNEKNYELLRILVHLLETVKDPLVLSVASFDIGEYVRHYPRGKRVIEQLGGKQLVMQLLSHEDPNVRYEALLAVQKLMVHNWEYLGKQLEKDKEGGASASKPGAAPIAGKA is encoded by the exons GTCCCAGATGATCTCGAGTGAGGACTACAATTGTGTGAGTGCCCTCGATGGGGACAAGAAGGCGCAGTACTTGCAGCAGAATGCCTCTCAGTGCGCCAAGACTCTCCTCAATCTCCTCTCGCACGTTTCCAAGGATCAAACAATCCAATACATCCTCGTTATGATTGATGATCTACTGCAGGAGGATCGCACCCGTGTGGAGATTTTCCACGATTACGCCCTGAAGCGCAAGGAGAGTGTCTGGGGTCCCTTCCTGAATTTGCTCAATCGCCAGGATGGCTTCATTGTGAACATGTCTTCGCGAATTCTGGCAAAACTCGCTTGCTGGGGCCACGAGCAAATGCCCAAATCCGACCTTAACTTCTACCTTCAATGGCTTAAGGATCAACTGACCGTCAAT aGCAACGAATACATCCAATCTGTGGGACGTTGTCTCCAAATGATGCTACGTGTGGATGAATATCGTTTTGCCTTTGTGTCCGTTGATGGGATCAGCACAATAATAAGCATCCTGTCGTCTCGGGTTAACTTCCAAGTGCAATATCAGCTTGTTTTCTGCCTGTGGGTGCTCACATTCAACCCATTGCTGGCGGAGAAGATGAATAAGTTCAATATTATCCCCATTTTGGCGGACATTCTCAATGATTGTGCCAAGGAGAAGGTTACGCGCATCATTTTGGCCGTTTTCCGGAACCTCATTGAGAAGCCCGAGGATAGTCAGGTGTCCAAGGAGCACTGTATTGCCATGGTGCAGTGCAAGGTGCTGAAGCAGCTTTCAATTCTCGAGCAACGTCGCTTCGATGATGAGGATATTTCGTCCGATGTGGAGTATTTGACGGAGAAATTGCAGAATTCGGTGCAGGATTTGAGTTCATTCGATGAGTATGCAACAGAAGTAAAGAGTGGACGCCTAGAGTGGTCTCCGGTGCATAAATCTGCTAAATTTTGGAGAGAAAATGCTCAGcgtctcaatgaaaaaaactaCGAACTTCTCCGTATCCTTGTTCATCTTCTCGAGACCGTCAAAGATCCGCTCGTTCTCTCCGTGGCCAGTTTTGATATTGGGGAATATGTGAGACACTACCCCAGAGGAAAGCG TGTGATTGAGCAACTTGGTGGGAAGCAGTTGGTGATGCAGCTGCTGAGTCATGAAGACCCGAATGTTCGGTATGAAGCCCTCCTGGCTGTTCAGAAGCTCATGGTGCACAACTGGGAGTATCTGGGTAAACAACTTGAGAAGGATAAGGAAGGTGGTGCTTCAGCCTCTAAACCCGGTGCAGCTCCAATTGCTGGAAAAGCATAA